In the genome of Molothrus aeneus isolate 106 chromosome 5, BPBGC_Maene_1.0, whole genome shotgun sequence, one region contains:
- the WASHC1 gene encoding WASH complex subunit 1 isoform X1 has translation MDEALLVLHDGGTMATVAQKHFLEGQPYSVPLIQPDLRREEAVQQVADALQYLQKVSGDIFNRISQRVEASRAQLRAIGERVTLAQAKIEKIKGSKKAIKVFSSAKYPAPERLQEYSSIFAGAEDPAKQKWPRHKIQSKHQMLDEKALQEKLKYFPVCVSTKIHQEDDAEEGLGSLPRNISSLSSLLLFNTTENLYKKYVFLDPLAGAVTKTHVALETETEEKLFDAPLSITKRGQLDRQVAENYFYVPDLGQVPEIDVPSYLPDLPGIAADLMYSADLGPGIAPSAPSSAIPELPTFNTESVEPLQPDLQDAKLLPPPPPPPPPPLPVVPTPVPPPPPLPQPTAPLEPAQAVSEESSSTVPAASVQGAPKEVVNPSTGRASLLESIRQAGGIGKANLRSVKERKLEKKKQKEQEQVRATGQGGDLMSDLFNKLVLRRKGISGKGPGASGNTDAPGSPAGAFARMSDSIPPLPPPQQPVGEEDEDDWES, from the exons GTACAATGGCCACAGTAGCCCAGAAGCACTTTTTGGAAGGACAGCCATACTCAGTGCCCCTGATCCAGCCAGACCTACGCAGGGAGGAGGCTGTGCAGCAGGTGGCAGATGCACTTCAGTATCTGCAAAAGGTGTCAGGAGATATCTTCAACAG GATCTCTCAGCGGGTGGAGGCCAGCCGGGCACAGCTCCGGGCGATTGGGGAGAGAGTCACCCTTGCCCAGGCCAAGATTGAGAAGATAAAGGGCAGCAAGAAGGCTATTAAG GTATTTTCCAGTGCCAAGTATCCAGCCCCTGAACGGCTGCAGGAGTACAGTTCAATTTTTGCTGGTGCAGAAGACCCAGCTAAACAGAAATGGCCAAGACACAAGATTCAGAGCAAACACCAAATGCTGGATGAAAAAGCTCTGCAG GAAAAGCTCAAGTATTTCCCTGTGTGCGTGAGCACCAAAATTCACCAGGAGGATGATGCAGAAGAAGGCCTTGGCAGCCTTCCCAGGAAcatcagctccctcagctccctgctaCTCTTCAATACCACCGAGAACCT GTACAAGAAGTATGTGTTCCTGGATCCCCTGGCTGGAGCAGTGACCAAGACCCATGTGGCTCTAGAAACAGAGACAGAAGAGAAGCTCTTTGATGCACCTCTCTCCATCACCAAAAGGGGACAGCTAGACCGACAG GTTGCTGAAAATTACTTCTATGTGCCAGATCTGGGCCAGGTCCCTGAGATTGATGTGCCCTCCTACCTGCCAGACCTGCCTGGCATTGCTGCAGACCTCATGTACAGCGCTGACCTGGGCCCTGGCATTGCACCCTCTGCCCCCAGCAGTGCAATTCCAGAGCTGCCCACTTTCAACACTGAGTCGGTGGAGCCTTTGCAACCAG atcTTCAAGATGCTAAACTATtgccacctcctccccctccaccTCCCCCACCGCTTCCTGTTGTGCCAACTCCGGTGCCTCCTCCAccgcccctgccccagcccacgGCACCCTTGGAACCAGCTCAGGCAGTGagtgaggagagcagcagcacagtgcctGCAG cttcAGTCCAAGGAGCCCCAAAGGAGGTGGTGAACCCCTCCACTGGGCGTGCCAGTCTCTTGGAGTCCATCCGCCAGGCCGGGGGCATTGGGAAGGCCAACCTTCGCAGTGTCAAGGAGAGGAAgctggagaaaaagaagcagaaggaaCAAGAACAAG TGAGAGCTACGGGACAAGGTGGAGATTTGATGTCAGACCTGTTCAACAAGCTGGTGCTGAGGCGCAAAG GTATTTCAGGGAAAGGCCCAGGAGCCTCTGGGAACACGGATGCTCCTGGCAGTCCTGCTGGTGCCTTTGCTCGCATGTCGGACTCAATACCACCCCTCCCACCCCCACAGCAGCCCGTGggtgaggaggatgaggatgactGGGAGTCATAG
- the WASHC1 gene encoding WASH complex subunit 1 isoform X2: protein MATVAQKHFLEGQPYSVPLIQPDLRREEAVQQVADALQYLQKVSGDIFNRISQRVEASRAQLRAIGERVTLAQAKIEKIKGSKKAIKVFSSAKYPAPERLQEYSSIFAGAEDPAKQKWPRHKIQSKHQMLDEKALQEKLKYFPVCVSTKIHQEDDAEEGLGSLPRNISSLSSLLLFNTTENLYKKYVFLDPLAGAVTKTHVALETETEEKLFDAPLSITKRGQLDRQVAENYFYVPDLGQVPEIDVPSYLPDLPGIAADLMYSADLGPGIAPSAPSSAIPELPTFNTESVEPLQPDLQDAKLLPPPPPPPPPPLPVVPTPVPPPPPLPQPTAPLEPAQAVSEESSSTVPAASVQGAPKEVVNPSTGRASLLESIRQAGGIGKANLRSVKERKLEKKKQKEQEQVRATGQGGDLMSDLFNKLVLRRKGISGKGPGASGNTDAPGSPAGAFARMSDSIPPLPPPQQPVGEEDEDDWES, encoded by the exons ATGGCCACAGTAGCCCAGAAGCACTTTTTGGAAGGACAGCCATACTCAGTGCCCCTGATCCAGCCAGACCTACGCAGGGAGGAGGCTGTGCAGCAGGTGGCAGATGCACTTCAGTATCTGCAAAAGGTGTCAGGAGATATCTTCAACAG GATCTCTCAGCGGGTGGAGGCCAGCCGGGCACAGCTCCGGGCGATTGGGGAGAGAGTCACCCTTGCCCAGGCCAAGATTGAGAAGATAAAGGGCAGCAAGAAGGCTATTAAG GTATTTTCCAGTGCCAAGTATCCAGCCCCTGAACGGCTGCAGGAGTACAGTTCAATTTTTGCTGGTGCAGAAGACCCAGCTAAACAGAAATGGCCAAGACACAAGATTCAGAGCAAACACCAAATGCTGGATGAAAAAGCTCTGCAG GAAAAGCTCAAGTATTTCCCTGTGTGCGTGAGCACCAAAATTCACCAGGAGGATGATGCAGAAGAAGGCCTTGGCAGCCTTCCCAGGAAcatcagctccctcagctccctgctaCTCTTCAATACCACCGAGAACCT GTACAAGAAGTATGTGTTCCTGGATCCCCTGGCTGGAGCAGTGACCAAGACCCATGTGGCTCTAGAAACAGAGACAGAAGAGAAGCTCTTTGATGCACCTCTCTCCATCACCAAAAGGGGACAGCTAGACCGACAG GTTGCTGAAAATTACTTCTATGTGCCAGATCTGGGCCAGGTCCCTGAGATTGATGTGCCCTCCTACCTGCCAGACCTGCCTGGCATTGCTGCAGACCTCATGTACAGCGCTGACCTGGGCCCTGGCATTGCACCCTCTGCCCCCAGCAGTGCAATTCCAGAGCTGCCCACTTTCAACACTGAGTCGGTGGAGCCTTTGCAACCAG atcTTCAAGATGCTAAACTATtgccacctcctccccctccaccTCCCCCACCGCTTCCTGTTGTGCCAACTCCGGTGCCTCCTCCAccgcccctgccccagcccacgGCACCCTTGGAACCAGCTCAGGCAGTGagtgaggagagcagcagcacagtgcctGCAG cttcAGTCCAAGGAGCCCCAAAGGAGGTGGTGAACCCCTCCACTGGGCGTGCCAGTCTCTTGGAGTCCATCCGCCAGGCCGGGGGCATTGGGAAGGCCAACCTTCGCAGTGTCAAGGAGAGGAAgctggagaaaaagaagcagaaggaaCAAGAACAAG TGAGAGCTACGGGACAAGGTGGAGATTTGATGTCAGACCTGTTCAACAAGCTGGTGCTGAGGCGCAAAG GTATTTCAGGGAAAGGCCCAGGAGCCTCTGGGAACACGGATGCTCCTGGCAGTCCTGCTGGTGCCTTTGCTCGCATGTCGGACTCAATACCACCCCTCCCACCCCCACAGCAGCCCGTGggtgaggaggatgaggatgactGGGAGTCATAG